The DNA window CATTTAATTTATTGGAGTAAACTAAAAAACAAATATTTTGACCAAATAATTCCATACTTTTGTCACGTAAATTTCAAAGCGCTTAATGGATAATTGACAAAGTTCATATTTCGGATACAAATAATTATCCATACATGACTAATGATAAATAAGATAACAATGTCCATCATTCTAATAGAAATAGTTGTCCATAGATAACTAGAGAATAGTGACTAATACATAATTCTAGTTCCAAGCTAGAGAAAGAGCGGTGGCCAAGTCATCACGGAATTTGTCCATAGTAGGAGCATTCGGTGCATCAGTAGAGCCATTTGATCTAGCCACATATTTGAAGTACCTTTCCGGAATCTCTGGAACATAATTCAGATCACGGTCGCACCGAGCGAAGTCCAAGTCTTCACCGCCATGCTCACAGGCATGCAATAGAGCAGAGAATGTAGACGGACTGCATCCAATAGACAACCGGCACATGACCACAAATAGCTTCAGAGCTTCTGAAGGTTCGTCATTGTGAATGTAACCTGAAATCAATGAATTCCATGTTATTGTGTCTCTCTCATCCTTAATCTGTTTAAATAGCTTCAACCCCTCTTCCAACCTTCCGTTCTGGAGCAATACCGACATCATGGAGTTTAAGGACACCATGTTTCTCCGAGGCATCTTCTCAAACATCCTTCGGCAATGTTCAAGCTTTCCCTCCATAGCGTATGCTTTAATCATCAGATTGTAGGAACCTGAGTCTTGCTCTGGCACCTGTGAGAATACCATCTTAGCATCCTCTGTCCTACCAATGGATATAAGTCCTGCAATCAGTGTATTGGATGTGATCAAGGATGGCCTATCCAAGTCATTATAGACCAGCAGTGCATCATCCAAAGCATCAGAAGTGCAGTAAAGATCAACAAGAGCACTAGTGATTAACTGCTCAGACCGAAACCCACATCTGATCAAACATCCATGAACGGATCGCCCAAAATCCAATGCTCCCAGCCTCACACATGCCCTCAAAACACTGTCATAAGTGTACTCATTCGGCATGACACCATCATCAGCCAATAACTTCACAAACAGCTGCAGCTCGTTCTTTGGGTGCAGAGACTCAAAGAGAGCGCGAGTTGCACGGAGGTCCAAGCTATGCATCCGCGCCACGGTGTCCAGCGCGTCGGAGACGTTACCGCGCCTGGCGTGGCCGGAGACCACGGCGTTCCAGGAGACCGCATCCCGGCGCCGCGTTCCGTCGAACAAGTCGCGGGTGCGGCCGCGAGGGAAGGAGACCTGCGCGGGCGCGGCTCGCTGCTGCGCAGCGCGGTCTGGTACTGCCGATGAGGTGTGGGAAAGAGGCTGTAGTGGGAGCCGCGCGGCCAGGTTCCGCCCCGCATGGTTGGCCTGTGGCCGCGGCCTCCAGAATGAACGGCGGCGTCACTAGGGTTTGGGGAGGACgggctggagcagaggagagagGCGACGGGAGTAGAGGAGGATGAGggcgtcggggggggggggggggggggggggggcgacggGAGGAAATAGAACGAAACGGTATTTGTGTAACAAGTGGCAATTGCAGGTAATTACCTCCAACTCCACGAGGACATACGAAACGCTGGTTTGAGGAGCTCCGCAAAAAACATGGAGTTGGACCAAAACTCCATCTTTTTTTTGGGAGCAGAGTTTGTAGAGTTGGACCTGTTTGGCAGGAAAGTTTGGGAGCAGAGCTATAAAAGGTGGAGCAGAGCagtcccaaacaggcccttagactGCAACATTCTATCGAAACGCTTCAGATGGACGGAGCGCCGCTTCACTGCCTCGGGGGCCCTGGAGGCGATTCTCAATCCTGTTCATCTCCCAACCCAAGATCCAGCTCTACCCAGAGTCAGATTTAATCCCCAAGCCCAAATTGATACTCCAGATACCTCCACCTAGATGCGTTCAACCACACCCATACAGATACCCGCCACATCCCGTCAGATTTGCCCTTCCTAAAAACCAAAGAGAGAGCAAGTTTTCTGCGTTCACAAAAACAGAGAGAAAGGAGAGACTTTAGAGAGGCTAAAATAAAGCATCCGAAGATCCGTAATTCACTGGGAGGAATCAAAGGAGAAGGTGCGTGAGGCGATTACTGCAGTAGTAACACAGAGATTATTAGCCGCGTGATAAAAGCTGCCATGATGACCCAAGCAATGAAAACTCTACAACGCCCAAAATCGTAGGGAGCAGGTTCAAGAAGTAAGTTATGAAGCAATCAACGACCCAGAGCAACAGGCTTCAAATAGAGTGGATAGGCCATGGAGGATTCACAGTCCAAGTGAGCCCTCCCTACCCACCATACCTGCGCACGCAAGGTGCTCGACTCTGTGCACACCAGAAGACATGAGTGGGAAGAAGGATATGGAGTCCAACAAAAAGCTAGCGGCCGTAGCACAGAGTGGCGCTCTCTGCTCCTCCACCCCCAGGAGGAAGGAGGGAAAGGAGCCGACACTagtagaaatatccacttctatgacaatttTCTTAAAGACGGATCCGAAACCGTCATAGATGATCGCgttttatgacgaatatttccGTTTCGTCATAGATAAGTGGTGACGATCctgcaaccctccctttctaCGACGAAATCAGGCACCGTcacaaaaaaacatcatagaagagcacAGATTTTCGTCACAGATCACTCGCGCGACTCATCTGTGAAGATCTCCTTTAAAACTATGACGAatagggcttcatcattgaactaattacacatatgtGACGAACAATATTCGATTTGTAATGAATGGCgtcgtcatagatctccacacgatactttctccatccgatgtgtacctattggacctgtagttactcatctgtgacgcttgtaattcatcataaaagtctctacTCGAccctttctccatgcgacgtgtacctgtgggagttgcagttactcatccgtgacgcttgcaattaATCATAAAAGTCTTTGCTCCGTCGTACCTATGGGACCGTTCTCCATCACCATCCCACccgtgggacccgacggcttgcgtggcacatgtacctgtgggaccatacgacctatgggacccaacggCTCACATGTCACGTGTTCCTGTGGAACCTTTCTTCATCTCCATCTGACTTGTGGACCCGTCGGCCTTCGTGTCACTTGTACCTTTTGTGCAGCCGAGGTCTATTAAATTCAAAAAAAACCTCAATGCCtcggagtcgaacccaggacccgGAGGAAGGAATGCATGGTCTTTACCATTGTGCTATATGCTTGGTTgtattgacatgtctttggagtcatTATAGTATTATATTCTCTATGTGGATGCCCTACAAGTTGACCTATATTGGATATTTCTCCTTGAAGTGGAAACAAATTTGTGCCCGTTGGACTagcggcggcgacggtggtggaTCCCCGGTGTGCTATGGTGGCTCCGGCGTCGTTTTGGAGGCTAGGTGGCGGGGCATGCCGGTGGAGCACGGCGGCATTGGCGTCCGTGTCCATTGTGTGCTGCGGTAGAGGCGACAGATCCGATCCGCGggtctcctttctcgccttttctTGTTCGCTacactgttttggtccttgcttaaacatgaggtatacaagaaatatTCTAGCGTTGGAGATCTAGTTAGgccaatgatatgatgatgaaaagaactaggaggtggcactagttagttttctgctgatgtcttgtTTTTCTGCATATGTTCATTATTGTCACTGTAAATGCTtatgtgcaactaggcctgttaatttTCAAgttcttgcttgattatacctatctttTATAGGCAAACAAACATGCCCATTACTTCTGccttcaaaactattgtaattatcgttctcttaatctttgtctgccTCCTATGCTCtaacactacgccagatttgcacatcactgctggCCTCATCACTGTCGAATTTGTGAGAACCgtcagtgatgtaccttcactgccggttatgagcttgaaaataaaaaaatgattggggctgggctaaaacaggcagtgaaggaccacatcactgtcggtttgtggcttgaaccagtagtgttttggcggccactcatcactgccagtttaagctaagagccgacagtgattgggctctatcactgtcagttctagccaagaaccgacggtgataagcctataaCACAAAAAGGTTgcagccatcctctccttcctctcttccatcccgagaatagaggcgcgcgtttggacccttccctccattgttgcggctgctcttcaccatgaagctagtgcttggattttgaagaatggcttgatctttttgctttaaggctggtaacaaacatccactcctttgattttgttgcttaattagcttcgttttgatggctacattgcttgattctcattctagttctttctccattctagagagcacttttctaattggacatttgtgcatgGCTCAAATTgaggtgaatccatcatccaaacaattggtgtctatgaacacatttaaattcctagctagttattccatggtggtcaagatcatcattgttagtatgtgatgctataattagttcttagaagtagagtagaatagatgttcttcattattgcgcaataattgttttttactacgattttcaatttacagggctggggctaccaatttcaattttccaataattagtgtacaataatgttttccaaaaatgatacttttgagctacaattgttcttcatgaagctcgatttcttattaattctttgtaattactgtctcagtatttttttgtgcagagatggatcgagagtggatgtatctgtcccgaacggacaagcggtacatgcatggcgtcagccagtttatcatcgatgccaaagcccatgctgagaATGGGAAtcatgtcttctgcccatgcaaagattgcaagaatcataggaactttcgtcaaattgagtctatacgatcacacttgattaccaggggattcatgccaaactatacaatatggactatgcatggggaggttggtgtgaatgttctgtaggaaaacgatgatgatgtggacatgcctgacgtagccatccacaatgctgatgaggaacccggtgtcaatacggaacctatggccatagttaataatgtgtttaggaacacgctagccaACGACAtcaaggataacgatggcatttctcagctgctacataatgtagagaccggatgtcttagtgaaagacagttgAGAaggctagagaaaataagacaagatggcaaaacaccattgtataggaattgttcaatgagcaaactagaagccgacatcatgctgttagagttcaaatcgacaaatggattgagcgataaaggcttcgatcagttgttaggtataataaggaaaatgctcctagaaaaaaacgagttgctagaaaagacatacttggccaagcaaatgatctgacccattggcctcgaggttgaaaaaatccacgcgcaGGGTCTTTGGACCTTGAATCCGGTGGCCCAACAACGGTACCACACTGGTGTGCTCTGTGCGCTAGCGAGCACGGACTCGGGCACTGGGTGCGCTCCTGCAGACGCGGGACAAAGCCGAAGGACTTA is part of the Miscanthus floridulus cultivar M001 chromosome 9, ASM1932011v1, whole genome shotgun sequence genome and encodes:
- the LOC136483107 gene encoding putative pentatricopeptide repeat-containing protein At5g37570, with the protein product MHSLDLRATRALFESLHPKNELQLFVKLLADDGVMPNEYTYDSVLRACVRLGALDFGRSVHGCLIRCGFRSEQLITSALVDLYCTSDALDDALLVYNDLDRPSLITSNTLIAGLISIGRTEDAKMVFSQVPEQDSGSYNLMIKAYAMEGKLEHCRRMFEKMPRRNMVSLNSMMSVLLQNGRLHSQ